Sequence from the Deltaproteobacteria bacterium genome:
TCGTCGGCCAGATCCGTCTTCTTGGGTTTGGGCAACATCCGCACGTCGATGACCGTCGGCTGACGTCCGGCCACGACCTCTCGGGTCTCATTCTGAAAGTCGTCGTGCTCGAAACGCAGCACGTGACCGCCCGCCGTCACCGCCAGCCGGCCCGACTCGCCGTCGAAGCGGCGTGCGCGACCAATCAATCGACCGTCCAGATAAACCTTGGCGTCGTCCGGCGACACCTTGAGCACGTAATCGGTCGTCGGCCGATCACCGTTCAGTTGATCGAGCGGGACGGCGCAGGCCGCCAAGGCGACCAGTGAAACGACGACGGCAATGGTTTTCATCAGCGACACTTAGCGAACGACCTCGAAGACCTGCAAACCGGGACGACCCGGAACGGGGCGCAGTTTGACCGGAGCGCCCTCGATTTTCAAGACGGCATCGGCGAACGACTCGTCCTTGCCGGAAAATTCCACCACGAAGACGGCGACCGATCCGGAATGGAACGAATCGAAGGTCACGGAACGTACGCCCTCAACGGCTTTCCAGGCGTCCGTGAGCGCGCGCACCGCGCCCGGCTCGGCCATCCCGCGCACCTCCACGGTCAATTTGCGGACCGCGTGTGTCTCGAACAGCCCCGCGCCGACCATGGCGTCGCGAATGCGCGCCGCGATGTCCGAGGCGGCGCTGTCCGGAATGGCGTCGTCGGGCGTTGCGGACCAGCGATACGAGAAATCGGCGAGGGTCGTTTTGGCGACGAGGTCGTGAACACGCACGATCACCGTTCTCGCGTCGGGATCGCCTCGGCGTTTCGCGGCGTCCTCGCCCGGAATGGGTTTGGTCGGCCGGCGTATGCCGATGGCGACGACACGTACGCCGAAGGTCTCGTGGATCTTCGCGAGGGGACGCAGATCGCCGCGCACGGCCGCGCCGATCTCCCCGCCTTTCGCGACCGCATCGGCGGCATCGCGGCCCGCGACGCTCACGTCCGTTGCGGCGAGCGCATCCGCGACGCGACGGTCGAAATCGGCCAGACGCGTGAAGCCCTCGTCGGTCTCGTCGAACATCAGCGCCAGGATCGAGGAATCTCCGGTCGCGTACGGCGACGCGAGCGCGTCGAACGCCGCCGTCAGGCGATGCATATCGAAGGAGACCGAGAGACGCACGCGCCACTCGTTTTCCATGCGCGCGTCGAAGAGCGTCTGGGAGGTGAGGATAAAACGATCGGCGGCGGGAATCAGCTTCGACCGGATCGCGGAGCGCTTCGCCTCGAGCACGCTCGCGGGCCAGGTGGCGTCGAGCGCCGCTTGCAGCGCGGCTCGCTTGGCGAGCTTCACCGCTTCATTCCGCGCGTCGCGAACATGGTCGCCGCGAATGGGCACCGCGGCCTCGCCTTCGTAGCGCGAAACCGCCCAGGCCGTTGCGTCGATCAGCGCGACGCAGAGCATCGCCACGCCGATCGCGACACCGCGCGCGGTCATTGCAGGAATTCCGAGACAATGGCGAGCAGTTTCGGCGACACCCACGCGCGGACGCTCACGCACTCTCCGTCGAGGATTTCGGAGATCACGGTGCCGTCGCGATGCAACGCCGACAGCAGGTCCCCGCGCCCCGCGGGAATCAGCACGTCCACCCGGCTGCGTCCGCGATGAAGCCGGTCCGCGAGCATCGATCGCAGTTCGACGAGACCCTCGCCCGTTCGCGCGCTCACGGCCACCGCCGAGGGCAACTCGCGCAAAAGACGCGTCACAACGGCGGGATGTTCGCACCGGTCGATCTTGTTGAGCACGCTGATGACGTCGCCGGTGGGAATGCCGATTTCGCCCAGCACGGCGTGCACGGCCTCGATGTGATGATCGACCGCCTCGTGCGACACGTCGATGACGTGCAGCAGGTGCGCGGACGACGTGACCTCCTCGAAGGTCGCCTTGAAGCTCTCGACGAGCTGATGCGGCAGCTTGCGGATGAATCCGACGGTGTCGGAAACGAGCATGCGCTCGCCGCGCCCGAGGACGATCTCGCGCGTGGCGGGATCGAGCGTCGCGAAGAGGCGGTTCTCGGCCAGCGCGTCCGCGCCCGCCAGCGCGTTGAAGAGCGTGGACTTTCCCGCGTTGGTGTAACCGATCAGGCTCGCGGTTTCGTAGGGGACGCGTTCGCGCGCGGCGCGGTGAAGCGAGCGCGTGCGGCGGACATGGTCGAGCCGCTTCTTGATCCGCGTGATCTTTTCCTGAATTCGGCGGCGGTCGATTTCGAGATCGGTTTCGCCGGGGCCGCGCGTTCCGATGCCCGCGCCTTGGCGCGACAGGTGCGTCCACATGCCGCGCAGACGCGGGAGCAGGTATTCGAGCTGCGCGAGCTCGACCTGCAGCTTGCCCTCGGCGCTGCGCGCGCGCATGGCGAAGATGTCGAGGATGAGGCCCGTGCGATCGAGCACCATCTTGCCCGCCGACTCCTCGATGTTGCGCTGCTGCGACGGCGAGAGATCGTCGTCGAAGAGAACGAAGTCGACGTCGCCCTCGGCCGCGCGCGTCGAGACCTGCTCGAGCTTGCCCTGCCCGATGAACGTCCGCGCGTTGATGACCGGCACATCGCACAGGATGCGCCCGACATCCACGCCGCCGGCGGTGACGAGCAGCTCGGCGAGTTCGTCGAGGGATTCGAGGGCGTCGGACGTGGTGACGCCCCGCCGGCGCGTTCCCACCAGCAGGGCGTTTCTTTGCGTGGCCTGGGGCATTTACTCCCGGTCGCGATCCCGGTCGCGGTCGCCGCGGTGATATCCGCCGCTGCTGCCGCCGGGGTGATCGCGGTCGCGGTCGCGCGGCGGTTGCGACGCACCCTCTCCGAAGAGCTGGGCCATCTTGCTGCCCGCGGGCACGTTCACGTTGGTGATCGCGTGTTTGTACACGAGGTGAAAACGCTCGCCGTCGAGAACCACGCAGTAGTTGTCGAAGCTCTTGATGATGCCTTCGACCTTTTGCCCGTCGGACAATTCCATGGTGATCTTGATGCGCTCGCGTCGAGCCTGATTCAAAAACTGGTCCTGCACGTTGATGCGCGGTCTCATGGCCATACGCCTCCTTGAAGGGCAAATCCCAGATTACGAAAACATGACAACGTCGCGGCCGAGAAGTTGCTCGATGTCCGCGATCAGTTCATCACTCGGTTCCACTCCCAGATGCGGCGGCAACCGCAGCACAGCGTCTCCGACCCCCGGCAGCGCCACGCGCAAAACGGGTCGACATCGTCCGCGCTTCGCGTTCGTGACGATCCGTTTGAGCATGTCCACCGCCCCTTCCGACATCCGCTCCGACGCGAGTCGGATATGCAATTCGTCTCCCAGCGACCGCTGTGCCGACGCGAGCGGCGTGACCTCCTCGACGAAGATCTTCGGTCCGCGGTCTTCCGGCGCTTCCGCCCGCCCCTTCATCAGAAGCGGTTCGTCGGACTTGATCAGCGATTCGTATTTCGCGCACGGCTCGCTGTAAACGATCGCCTCGAAACTTCCCGTCAGGTCCTCGACTTCCAGGATCGCCATGCGTCCACGCGGCGTATCCCGGAATTTCCGTTCCGTCACGATCACCCCGACCGTCGCGGCGACACTCGCCGT
This genomic interval carries:
- the hflX gene encoding GTPase HflX codes for the protein MPQATQRNALLVGTRRRGVTTSDALESLDELAELLVTAGGVDVGRILCDVPVINARTFIGQGKLEQVSTRAAEGDVDFVLFDDDLSPSQQRNIEESAGKMVLDRTGLILDIFAMRARSAEGKLQVELAQLEYLLPRLRGMWTHLSRQGAGIGTRGPGETDLEIDRRRIQEKITRIKKRLDHVRRTRSLHRAARERVPYETASLIGYTNAGKSTLFNALAGADALAENRLFATLDPATREIVLGRGERMLVSDTVGFIRKLPHQLVESFKATFEEVTSSAHLLHVIDVSHEAVDHHIEAVHAVLGEIGIPTGDVISVLNKIDRCEHPAVVTRLLRELPSAVAVSARTGEGLVELRSMLADRLHRGRSRVDVLIPAGRGDLLSALHRDGTVISEILDGECVSVRAWVSPKLLAIVSEFLQ
- the hfq gene encoding RNA chaperone Hfq, coding for MAMRPRINVQDQFLNQARRERIKITMELSDGQKVEGIIKSFDNYCVVLDGERFHLVYKHAITNVNVPAGSKMAQLFGEGASQPPRDRDRDHPGGSSGGYHRGDRDRDRDRE